TGATTGTTCCGTATATCGGAATATGGGAAATTCCACGATGTCTAAAAAGTTTGGTATAAGGTAACCATATAAATTTTAAAAATTTCCATCTACTATTTGGTCTAGAAAGATATAAATCATTATCAGGGGTAAGAAAAAAAGTCCCGATAAAATAGCCGGCAGAAAAAGATATAAAATCCGATGGATGAAGGTAATAAATGAGAGGAGGAAGAACAGCGAGATTTATTAATTCGTGAGTTCTTCCTTTTGCCAATCTATTTTGCCAAATTTATTATGTAAAATTCGGCTCTTCTATTTGTAAATCTATCTAATTCATTATTATTAGAAACAATGTATTCAGATTTTCCAGCCCCGTCTATCATTATTCTATTTGGAGAAACACCAAGCTTAACTAGATATTGTTTTACAGCCTTAGCTCTTTTTAAAGCCAATTTATCGTTATACTTTTTAGAACCTGTATTATCAGTATAACCCTTAATCTTAACTTTTACATCCGGATGTGTTTTTAGATACTTAGCAACTATATTTAAGTAAGGTAAATACTCCTTCTTTATTTTTGAACTGTTTGAATAAAAATGAACCCTGAGTGGTTGAGTAAAAGCTGTTATACTCTTATGAGTTTTCGGAAATTCTTTCTCTTTTATATTAATTATATTAATATCTGATTTTTCAGATTCTTTGTTTTGAGCAACTTTTACTTTTTCTACAACATCAGGAATGTTTGGATTAAGACCAAGCTCTATTTCTTTATAACACGGAATGCCGTCTTTATCTTTATCAGAATTTATATTTTTTTCTATTTTTGTTAATAGACCTTCTATTTTTACTGTAAGTTTTAAGGAATTTGCAGATTGATTATTCTCAGCTTTTAAACTTTCTAAATAGCTTTCTACCATTCCATATTCTTCCGGTGAACATTCAAGAGCATGTTTTTCTTTTAATTTATCAAATCTTTCTTGAATTTTACTTATGTCAACGTCTTGATTAGCAAATACATTACTTGCAAAAGCTAAAATAAATGTGGAAGCAATAATTTTCTTTTTCATTTTTCCTCTCCTTGAGATGCTTTTTCTATAACTTTTAAAGACCATTCAATAGATTTTTTAGCCGCTTCGATAGATTTATCTATATTAAAATTAGAAGATTCTTCAACAGCTATGTTATAGAATCCCTTTGCTTTCCCATATTCATATGGTGCTTTCAAGACTGCCCCAGACTCGTAAGCTGTTTTCAAAGCCGACCTTGCAGCATCTAAATACTCTGTATTAGAATTCTTAATGATATCTGCCGCATTTGTCATTCCAATAAAACACAAAACAGTTATTAAAAATTTTCTTACCACGTTAACGCCTCCACCAGTATTCATATATTTTTTCGTAAAAATTTGCAGAAAGTTTAAAAATATTATACAACCGAAAATATGTCCTGATTAAAAATAAAAACAACAAAGTTTTTAGATTTGTTTAAAATTAAAAGAAAAGACTTTCTTTTTTTATGCTTGATTGTTAAGTTTTATTCATAATTCTGCAGCCACCCGAAAAATCTCTGCTTTTTCTTCTAACTTTTCTTTAAATCAGAAACTTATTTCAACTTAGTTCCGGTTGAAATATCCATAATCGGAAGAATTACGCTCAGAATTATAATACCTATTACAGCACCAATTATTAACATCATGATTGGCTCTATCAATTTCATCCATCTATCTATGATTCTTTCGATAAGAGAATCGTAAACACTTGCTATTGTGTCAAGCATTTTTTCAAGCTCTCCGGAAGATTCCCCAGTATCAAGTAATGTAATAAACAAAGTAGGAAGTTCTTTTACCTTCCTTATACTCTTTGATATGTTAGAACCTTTTCTTACGTCTTCTATCAAAGGTGTCAGCTTCTGTCTTAAATAGCTGTTGCTTATGCTGTTTATTGCATAAGTCAAAGCATTTTGGATTGGTGTATTTGATTTTAAACTTAAGTTTAAAACCTTTGCAAACCTTGAAAGATTAAAATATAAAATCAGCTTGCCCGCTATCGGAATTTTTAAGAGATACTTATCAAAGACCTCTTTTTTTATAAATCTGTCTTTAAAAAAGTAAGCAATAATCAAGATTGGCGTTATAAAAATTAGGTAGTTAAAGATTTTTGCAAAAATCAGTATTGCTTTTGTAATTAAGGGTGGTTCTTTTCCAAAGCTTTGTAAAACGCTTATGATTTTTGGAATAACATAATTGGTAGCTACAAAAACAGACATTACACTGAAAATCAAGATAACAGCCGGATAGATTAATGCTGATATTACTTTGCTTTTAATAGATGACACGCTGAGCAGATAATCAGATGTGATTTTAAAAATCATCTCAAGATTTTCACCTGTTTGTGCAGATTCAAGCATCAAAGGAAAAAACTCAGGAAACAGTTTAGATTCTTTGAATGCTTGTGATACGCTTTTACCACTTTCTATAGCAGACTTTATTTTTAGCAGTCCGGTTGATAAATTTTTATCCTCTGTTTGTGATGAGACTATCTCTAAGGCTTTTGTAAGTTGAAATCCACTTTTTAAGTATGTCTCAATCTGAAGTAATATAAAAGCCAAATCTTCGTCTGATGGTTTTTCTTTTTTAAACGATAATGAGATTTTTCTCTTTAGCTCCTCTATCTTAACAGGAGTAATACCTTCTTCTTTTAGCTTTTTTACAACCTCTTGCTTTGTACTTGCTTCTAACTCACCTTTTACCTTTTTACCTTCAAGATAGCCTTCGTATGCAAACTTCATTACTTAAAAACCATCCTTTTATCATTTATTTGAATAATCAGTATATCAGGATTGCCTTCAAAATCTTTGAAACCCTTTCCCTGACTTACAAGGCTAATATCCAAATTTTCAAAGTGTAAAACTTTATAAGACTGCTTCTCATCGTAAAAATAAGGATCTCCATATACATAAGGAAATTCATAATAGTACAAATCATTATCTTTAACAAAAAAGACAGATTTTACCAAACCTTTATAATAATTCCCGGAAGTATTGTATAACACTAAAATTGGATGTCCGTTATTATTTCTTAAAAACGTTTTTGTGTTTGCAGAAAACTTTTTTTGCATATCCCAAAAAAAAGAAGTATATTCTTTAAGCTTTTCCGATTGACCTTTAATGTCTACACTGTTTTTTACTGTGCTATAAATAGAAAAAGCCAATACAGAAAACACTAAGGATAGAATCATTATCGTTATGATAACTTCTATTAGCGTAAAGCCTTTTTTATTTAACATTAAAAATATCTATATAAACGCCGTTTTTTTCAAAGGTTGACCTATTGATCTTGATTCCCAAAATCTCTATCTGAGAGTTTGATACATTTAAATTTGAATAATTTCCTTCTTTTATTTTTGAATCTACGTATAGCAAATTTTCAAATGTTTGTTTTGAATTAAAATAATTTACCCTTGCTTGATAGACAAGCTGAAACAATACTAAAAATGAAGATGTTAAAATAGCTAAAGCTATTAATACTTCTAATAGCGTAAAGCCTTTGTTTTTTACTGCCATATACTTATATCGTCTTCTGTACCTTCTGTTCTATCAGGACCTGCTGATTTTAACTCAAATGGATGACCTACACTGGGAGACATATAAATAAAATCATTATCCCAAGCATCTTTTGGCAGTTTATCTAAATACTGTCTCCATCTTGTTGGAACGGGAGGAGTTGTTGGTTTTTCAACCAATGCCTTTAATCCTTGTTGTGTAGTTGGATAAACGCCGTTATCAAGCTTATACTGTTCTAAAGCATCTTTTATAGCTCTCATCTGTATTTTTGTAGTTTCTATCTTAGACTCATCAAGCCTTCCAACAACCTTAGGAATGATTAAAGCTGCCAGCATTCCAAGTATGATGACAACAACTAAAAGTTCAATTAATGTAAAACCTTTGTTGTTTTTTCTCATTTTTGATATTCCTTTAGCATCCAAGAAATAAATTATAGTATAACATTTTTTTCGTTCAGGATGGTAAATATCATCCAACAGTGTCATTCTAAAGCCGGCGAAGAATCTTATACTTTTACCCAATTTCTCATCCGACGTATAACTTTTTTTATAACTACAGATAACAGCTATTTCGCAAACGGTAGCAGCTTAATTATAAGATCTATTGCATCTTTGTTTATGAAGATGATTAAGAATGTCAAAATGATAAACATAATAGTAAACTTTTTATCAAGCTTCTGTATATCATTTTGCAATTTTAACACTTCTTTATCTATCTTAGCTTCAAGCTCAGTCTTTAACAATTCTAATTTTCGATATACCATATCAATATCAGCCTTTGTAGCAAGTTCCTTAGTAAGCTCGTTTTTGAGTTCAAGTTTTTTTTGCTGTACTAAGCTTTCTGATTTTTTATCAAGTTCGTTATAAATCAGTTCAATAGTTTGAGCAATCTTTTTAGCTTCCTCTTTTCCTACTTTTTGTTCTAACTTCTCTAAAAGCTCATAATCTATAACGTAAGCCATTTAAATTCTCCAAAAGAACTGATATTAAAAATTTATTCTATCATACTTAAATTGTCATCCTGTTCGACATTCTACGACCGTGCGAAGAATTTTTACCTTTTACCTATTACTTTTTCCTCAATTTTTATAAGATTAGACCATTCGGACTTACGTCCTTAGAACGGCAATGTAAGAGTAGGGGGCGATTCATGAATCGGCCTTACGAAAGTCAAGTTTTCATCCTTAAGTCGGCGGAGGATCTCATAAATTTAAATATGTCTCTTACTTCCGCATAAATACTTTACCCCTTCTTCAGTCTTAGCCCAATGCTTCGTCCCGGCTGGAACTTCCAAAATATCTCCTGCTCTCAAATGATAAACTTTATCTTTTGTTCCAATAACCATAGAGCCTTCTAAAATATATCTAACTTCATCTTCACTATGTGTATGCCAATCGTAATATGTTCCTGGAGAATCTTGCCAAACATATAAATCGCTATAGCCTAAGTCTATAAGCTTTTTCTTTGCCTCATTTATATCAATCATGGTCTACCCCGTTTATTTACAAATAATTTCAGCTTTGACTTTGATATCTATGAAATTAGCATCTTTCTTTGGCTCCGGTGCTGATACAGACTCTGCAGTTTTCATAAGCATAGTCCTATAAATTGGAATTGGATAAACTTGGTCTGATTCATAATCAAAACTTTTTATATTGCATGATTTATTTAATTTCTTAGAAACTTGCTGAGTAAAAGATAATGCTTTATCAATTACACTTAATTTTAATTGATTTTCAATCTGCTCTATTTTTTCTTTTGAAGCTGTCCATTCAGGTTGTGATACGCTATAATCAAGTTTATCTTTGTATTTACCACTGAAATAACTCAATTTTTCATATATTTTGTTTTGGTCTGTAGGATTTTTTAGCTCAAATACATAAAAAGAGCTTCCTTTAAAACCTTCACATTTAGTTTTATTATTTTCCCACCAACAGTTTTTGTAAACAGAAAATTTACCTCCTTTATACTCAAAACCAAGGTCTCTTATTGATTTATCAACTTCACCAAGCATATTTATTATTTCAGACTCTTTAGACCCTTCAACGCTTATATTAACACTAACAGCCAAAATATCCGGTTCAATTTCTTTCTTGTCTTGAATAATAGTTTTTATGTATGTGCATTCTTTACATTCTTCTGAAAAAGCATTTATCATAGGTAGTAAAGTAAAGACAGTAGAGATGATGAAAGCTTTTTTATTCATATTTACCCTCGTTAGCACTAATTTTTTTAAGATTATAGCAAAAGATTAACCTAAATTAAACGCATGTATAACCCTTATCCATATTAAAAATACAACCGATGCAAATATAAGAGAGTCTATCCTGTCTAAAACCCCGCCATGACCGGGAATTAGATTAGAAGAATCTTTCTCGTTAACTTGCCTTTTGATGAAGCTTTCAAATAAATCTCCAATCTGAAGAATAACAGCAGAAATTATCACAGGAATCATAAATTTTATATCAAAATCAAGATACTTAATAACCAAATAACCACCAATCAAAGAGCCTAAAAAACTTCCAACCGCACCCTCTACAGTTTTCTTGGGAGATATTCTTGTTGAAAGTTTATGCTTTCCGAAATTCTTACCAACAAAGTATGCAAGCGTATCGCCGGTCCAAACAACCGCAAAAAGTAAAAATAACAAATACTTATTATAATCAACCAACAAGCCAAGGGATGAAACAAAAAATACACTGTAAGACAGTCCAAAAATAGATACTGCTAAATAGTTTAAATCCCATTTTTTAGATGCTACATAAAAGCTAAATAGAAATATAATTAATATAGCTAAATATGTATCCATAAAAAGTAAAGATAAAGATGATATAAAAGCCATTATGAATACTATTGGATGCTTTAACTCCGGATATTTCTTTCCAATGAGATTAAAAGCTTCATAACTTACTACAACTGTTAATAAAGCTATGACTATCTTTAAAGCTTGTGTAGGTAGATAAATAATCCCGCCGATTGTAATAGATGCTAAGACAACGGCAGATATTACTCTTTTTATTAATTCGCTCAATTTTCTTCCTTTATCGCTTCGTCTTCTAAAAGAATAGGTATATCTTCTTTTATTGGGTAAAGCAATTTACAATTTTCACATTTTAAAAACTCTTCTTTATCTTTTTGTATTAATATTAAATCTCCTTTACAAACCGGACAGGCTAAAATGTCTAAAAGTTCTTTATTTAGCATAACTTCTCTCTCCAAATATTGCTGTTCCTATTCTGACTATTGTAGCACCTTCCTCTATTGCAACTTCAAAATCATGAGACATTCCCATAGAAAGATGAGGCAGTTTTACATTATACTCTTTTTCAAGATTAT
The Sulfurihydrogenibium sp. DNA segment above includes these coding regions:
- a CDS encoding type II secretion system F family protein — its product is MKFAYEGYLEGKKVKGELEASTKQEVVKKLKEEGITPVKIEELKRKISLSFKKEKPSDEDLAFILLQIETYLKSGFQLTKALEIVSSQTEDKNLSTGLLKIKSAIESGKSVSQAFKESKLFPEFFPLMLESAQTGENLEMIFKITSDYLLSVSSIKSKVISALIYPAVILIFSVMSVFVATNYVIPKIISVLQSFGKEPPLITKAILIFAKIFNYLIFITPILIIAYFFKDRFIKKEVFDKYLLKIPIAGKLILYFNLSRFAKVLNLSLKSNTPIQNALTYAINSISNSYLRQKLTPLIEDVRKGSNISKSIRKVKELPTLFITLLDTGESSGELEKMLDTIASVYDSLIERIIDRWMKLIEPIMMLIIGAVIGIIILSVILPIMDISTGTKLK
- the gspG gene encoding type II secretion system major pseudopilin GspG, with translation MRKNNKGFTLIELLVVVIILGMLAALIIPKVVGRLDESKIETTKIQMRAIKDALEQYKLDNGVYPTTQQGLKALVEKPTTPPVPTRWRQYLDKLPKDAWDNDFIYMSPSVGHPFELKSAGPDRTEGTEDDISIWQ
- a CDS encoding Trm112 family protein codes for the protein MLNKELLDILACPVCKGDLILIQKDKEEFLKCENCKLLYPIKEDIPILLEDEAIKEEN
- a CDS encoding prepilin-type N-terminal cleavage/methylation domain-containing protein encodes the protein MLNKKGFTLIEVIITIMILSLVFSVLAFSIYSTVKNSVDIKGQSEKLKEYTSFFWDMQKKFSANTKTFLRNNNGHPILVLYNTSGNYYKGLVKSVFFVKDNDLYYYEFPYVYGDPYFYDEKQSYKVLHFENLDISLVSQGKGFKDFEGNPDILIIQINDKRMVFK
- a CDS encoding prepilin-type N-terminal cleavage/methylation domain-containing protein; protein product: MAVKNKGFTLLEVLIALAILTSSFLVLFQLVYQARVNYFNSKQTFENLLYVDSKIKEGNYSNLNVSNSQIEILGIKINRSTFEKNGVYIDIFNVK
- a CDS encoding metal-binding protein, with translation MAKGRTHELINLAVLPPLIYYLHPSDFISFSAGYFIGTFFLTPDNDLYLSRPNSRWKFLKFIWLPYTKLFRHRGISHIPIYGTITKIFYLSFIAFIFLFLLKLLIDFLIPDNNFQVLRFDNLDLSSFLNNVSFLSFFFGLILAEFVHIFTDIIYSSFKKLKPKRKRRR
- a CDS encoding phosphatidate cytidylyltransferase — protein: MSELIKRVISAVVLASITIGGIIYLPTQALKIVIALLTVVVSYEAFNLIGKKYPELKHPIVFIMAFISSLSLLFMDTYLAILIIFLFSFYVASKKWDLNYLAVSIFGLSYSVFFVSSLGLLVDYNKYLLFLLFAVVWTGDTLAYFVGKNFGKHKLSTRISPKKTVEGAVGSFLGSLIGGYLVIKYLDFDIKFMIPVIISAVILQIGDLFESFIKRQVNEKDSSNLIPGHGGVLDRIDSLIFASVVFLIWIRVIHAFNLG
- a CDS encoding cupin domain-containing protein, producing MIDINEAKKKLIDLGYSDLYVWQDSPGTYYDWHTHSEDEVRYILEGSMVIGTKDKVYHLRAGDILEVPAGTKHWAKTEEGVKYLCGSKRHI
- a CDS encoding OmpA family protein, which gives rise to MKKKIIASTFILAFASNVFANQDVDISKIQERFDKLKEKHALECSPEEYGMVESYLESLKAENNQSANSLKLTVKIEGLLTKIEKNINSDKDKDGIPCYKEIELGLNPNIPDVVEKVKVAQNKESEKSDINIINIKEKEFPKTHKSITAFTQPLRVHFYSNSSKIKKEYLPYLNIVAKYLKTHPDVKVKIKGYTDNTGSKKYNDKLALKRAKAVKQYLVKLGVSPNRIMIDGAGKSEYIVSNNNELDRFTNRRAEFYIINLAK